The segment AAGCCCGAAGGTTGCGCGGCGTTATGTTCACGCGGAAATCGAATCCCTCCGCGAAGCCCTGAAGAAAACAAAAAATAGAAAATGATATGGGCGAGATAAAATTCCCATTTGACGAGCTGAAAAATGGGCGTGGAGTGGCGGGATGAAATGGTTATTGATCGTATGTCTATCTCTGACTTCTTGTGTCTCGCACCGCGCTACAACGAAAGTTTTGCAGTCTCGGTACATCGGCAGAAGCGTGGATGAATTCTTTACGCAACACGGCCCACCAAGGTCGGGGTATCCGCTGGGAGATGGCGGAATGATTCATGAGTGGGACTCGCCGGAAAATGAATTCACCATGCCAGGAAGTGCGCATACGACGGTCAATTATACTCCTAATGCGTATGGCTCAGGCGGCACCGCTTACGCAAACACAAGGTACACCGAGCCAACGAGGGTGGTTATGGGGTGTTCCGCACGGATCATTACGGATTCAAATCGAAGGATTACCAAGATAGCCATCACTAAAGATTCATGGGGAATGTGGACAACCTCCTTTGCTTATGAATATTTTTCAAACGAGCGCAAAGCTTCGGCGACGAAGCCAGCGCCTACGCCTACGGCATCTGGCCGCGACGCAACCTCAACAAGTCGAGATAAGGGAAGGAAAACCATCAATCGCGGAGGCACGCTGTTTCTTGAATGAGAATTCTATTTTTTATCATCGCGGCGACGCTCTCTGCTCAAACTCCACTGGAGAAGTCTCTTGATCCAAAGAGGGTGTCGGCTCTCGGGCTCCACAAGTTAAGCGCCGAAGAGCAAGCGGAATGGGTGAAGCTGCTCAATCGTATTTCAGCTCGCAAAGAGGCGGATTCTTCCGCCTCAAAATACCTTGAGGCTCAAGGGTGGGAACGGGTGACTTACCATGGTGAAAAGAAGTCTAACTTTCAGAGTTATTCGATCTTTAGCTTTGGACTATCTCAGAGGACATGCGCAGTCAAAACGCCGCTGTTTTTATTGTTACTGCCAGGGGATTGCTGGGCGAAAGTTTCCCCACTTGGAGACGGCTTGGACAGCGTCATAATGACAGATGGAAAAGAGCATCGCTTTTTCCTTGATGAATGGATTGAGTTGTAGCCTCAAACGCTAGCCGTCCCCTCAATGATCCGCTTTAGGAGCTGGCCACGCTCGCCGATTCCGCACCTGGAGTAGTTCAGTAACTTAGCGTCGATTCGGTCTTGAGCATCTAGCGGCAACGAGGCCCACGGCTTTGTCATGGAGTGTTCGCCCTGAACGAGTGCGTCATACCGAATCAGGCCTTTGATATAGGCGTTCCAGCTCGGATAACCGAGAGCCTTCGCTCGAATTTCCGCCACTTCGGCGAGGTCAGGAGGAAGTTTGGTGGAGCGGATTTTTGATGCCATGATTGTCGGTAACACCGGGTATTACCGGCCAGAGCGCTTGGCGATGTTCCAGGAGTTTTCAAAGGCTCGCTATAAAACTGAAAATGGAGTCCGCACTCCAGTCTTCGATTCCGTAGAATATGAAAAACTCTCTGACCGCGAGAAACAATTATTCGCAGCTGCCGAGACCGGCAAAATAGACGGCGTTATCGTGGATGAGGCCAAAGAGCGAGAGGCTTCGCTGAAGGCAGCGATGATCGAGGATCAAGTAGAGGGATTCTATCAGGAGTTCCAGCAAAAGAACGGGCGCTTACCAACTCAGAAAGAAGCCAGTTCAAAGCTTTTAGAATTAACCTCTCCTTATTCAGCAACGGCCATCTTCGACGCTGAAATCTTCCCGCAGTATAAGACTCCGCAGGCATCCGGTTCGCCCTCTATTCGCGGATTCACGGATGCGCCAGAACTGGCGGATGCGTTGCCAGATGGGCTCGCGCCATACGCTTCTGACTTTCTGGAAGCGGCGCAGAAATACAACCTTGATCCGTATGCT is part of the Verrucomicrobiaceae bacterium genome and harbors:
- a CDS encoding glucosaminidase domain-containing protein, giving the protein MIVGNTGYYRPERLAMFQEFSKARYKTENGVRTPVFDSVEYEKLSDREKQLFAAAETGKIDGVIVDEAKEREASLKAAMIEDQVEGFYQEFQQKNGRLPTQKEASSKLLELTSPYSATAIFDAEIFPQYKTPQASGSPSIRGFTDAPELADALPDGLAPYASDFLEAAQKYNLDPYALAAIAAHETGNGTSKAFRNKNNAMGVSNSSGPRSFENVRDSIFAQAKTLSGPIYKGADTFDAVGRIYAPVGAENDPTSLNGYWPGGVSSHYAKLKQNASR